One part of the Lotus japonicus ecotype B-129 chromosome 2, LjGifu_v1.2 genome encodes these proteins:
- the LOC130736274 gene encoding ATP-dependent DNA helicase RRM3-like, with product MGMIVLNVASSGIASLLLSGGRTSHFRFCIPLQTDETTTCNIKQGSLRANLLIRAKLIIWDEAPMLNKNCFETLDKTLRDIMRQEDESNMKKPFGGKVVVLGGDFRQTLPVIPKGGRQDIVSATVNSSDLWKYWKVLKLTKNMRLRTIGSPELTIEIKEFAD from the coding sequence ATGGGTATGATTGTTCTGAATGTTGCTTCAAGTGGTATTGCTTCTTTGTTGTTGTCGGGTGGTAGAACATCACATTTCAGATTTTGCATTCCATTGCAAACCGATGAAACAACTACTTGCAACATCAAACAAGGTAGTTTAAGGGCAAATTTACTGATCCGTGCTAAATTGATCATTTGGGATGAAGCTCCTATGTTAAATAAGAATTGTTTTGAGACACTTGATAAGACTTTGCGCGATATCATGAGACAGGAAGATGAAAGCAACATGAAGAAACCATTTGGCGGTAAGGTTGTAGTTCTTGGTGGTGACTTCAGACAAACTCTTCCAGTCATTCCAAAAGGTGGAAGGCAAGACATTGTATCTGCTACAGTAAATTCTTCTGATCTTTGGAAATACTGGAAAGTTTTAAAGCTCACTAAAAACATGAGATTACGCACAATAGGTTCACCAGAGCTTACAATAGAAATTAAAGAATTTGCTGACTGA
- the LOC130737838 gene encoding uncharacterized protein LOC130737838 codes for MCLGRMWNGASRSANRLGTLTDADCGGGQSPGC; via the coding sequence ATGTGTCTCGGTCGGATGTGGAACGGTGCAAGCCGGTCCGCCAATCGACTCGGGACATTGACCGATGCggattgtggtggtggccaaAGCCCAGGCTGTTGA